The Macrobrachium nipponense isolate FS-2020 chromosome 1, ASM1510439v2, whole genome shotgun sequence genome includes a window with the following:
- the LOC135219452 gene encoding uncharacterized protein LOC135219452: MKNLSFVVNAFHIFSDMEIASGSVHTPSRKMSLRRKRSIKTEGAGGSPAHKKTSPVSTRNAVKTNFADNKSASDALKRGFLSVKTDKIAVESESADGDASGDTDLSQVYHTRRNINLQATTFLPGFTTPKNRSNRRRTGSTEKKSFEDSRTEELEEQRLHQHSPDTPFMSSQLCGTQECEVVWDCNSPGFSKDDLKRMCRDTGSDENTSPAVPEFVAPMPTRALFTRNRSRHCSNISAIDTTAQLDELLNQLSAKGSLSKDSQSVVSSSRQEGDRESTSSTDNAMISHTPPADKDSQPATPPVPFNLISEASSEPFEVWDESQVVIGGHVEVSASENKADIEILEETTWDDDLNMAVCDISSQDIMGDSPNKSAKSKSQSCNISKDVSKIKNNDSLDVFDDDYFNDTLIESTQIWEKEILEKGIENATLHMATSKAKASEDNYNMERNVSDRSSAFTNVRNKANNNTCTNGGTSRYDKSVLLPSPTKSLGNASKNTSEESLRSNLVENNPQRSHSMAEKAPQRRIRSTFRLTNDPQTGSLNHPSTSKDTKLGQKNSVVNNIQNSSSCDDTSVMTKADLGSSMPLPRYRSIEPNMSKVQTSKPLFAGDNRYRSVEKSSGKTDLSKSSFPRSQSTGHSQGPEAKFGISRPSKSEDTEGSREFEEDDSFFDTLLSTLPEDEIIFGTQKNSKVPGVQNSKTHFAKEMVTTSKNMHNSSVNNAEKSKVFSRWSDKRKSSNSCVKDINDQNRNPQSSKVLGSSSVNSIKGNMQSKGHSVPGKKSMTASPAKSPSMGMSALKLRTYSESNEEMDSISALCNSTIKQDFQGTSHAGDISDDDLFEDDVLSLIDEVESQFGSQPLTSAAPSSQSSQLSLSQQSKCTLEEIAKKKEEAQRRREERLKKEEMAKREEPHHFREVGAAQYTAGVERKKNEVNCQVEALKKDAAVCLREEKQKSEIERPKVEPVSLREERSKVEEIAKKREEAQRRKAEKLKMDEIARKKEAALKRREERQRSRQLHCYPPVVKR; the protein is encoded by the exons atgaaaaatttaagttttgtCGTTAATGCATTTCACATTTTTTCAGATATGGAAATTGCCAGTGGCTCTGTTCATACTCCTTCAAGGAAGATGTCCTTGCGTCGCAAGAGGTCCATCAAAACAGAAGGAGCTGGAG GATCTCCAGCACATAAGAAAACTTCTCCTGTATCAACAAGAAATGCTGTGAAGACTAATTTTGCAGACAATAAATCAGCATCAGATGCTTTGAAGAGGGGGTTCTTAAGTGTGAAAACAGACAAGATTGCTGTAGAAAGTGAAAGTGCAGATGGAGATGCATCTGGTGATACTGACCTGTCCCAAGTTTATCATACACGGCGAAATATTAACCTTCAGGCTACAACCTTTCTACCTGGTTTCACAACTCCAAAG AATCGAAGCAATAGACGAAGAACAGGAAGCACCgagaaaaaaagttttgaagATAGTCGAACAGAGGAACTGGAAGAACAGCGTTTACATCAGCACTCTCCAGACACACCGTTCATGAGTAGCCAGTTATGCGGTACTCAGGAATGTGAAGTTGTATGGGATTGCAATTCTCCAGGTTTTTCCAAAGATGATTTAAAACGAA TGTGTCGAGATACTGGAAGCGATGAAAATACATCACCCGCAGTGCCAGAATTTGTTGCTCCCATGCCAACTCGAGCATTGTTTACAAGAAATCGATCACGTCACTGCAGTAACATTTCGGCAATTGACACAACTGCCCAATTAGATGAACTTTTAAATCAACTGTCTGCCAAAg GTAGCCTGTCCAAAGACAGCCAGTCTGTTGTATCCAGTTCAAGGCAAGAAGGTGATCGTGAGAGTACATCATCTACAGATAATGCGATGATTTCTCACACTCCTCCAGCAGATAAGGACTCTCAACCAGCTACGCCACCTGTTCCTTTCAACCTTATCTCAGAAGCGTCGTCAGAACCGTTTGAAGTGTGGGATGAAAGTCAAGTTGTGATAGGTGGCCATGTAGAAGTTTCTGCAAGTGAAAATAAAGCAGATATTGAAATCCTAGAAGAGACTACCTGGGATGATGATCTTAATATGGCAGTGTGTGATATAAGTAGTCAAGACATTATGGGTGACTCTCCAAATAAATCTGCCAAAAGCAAATCTCAGTCCTGTAACATTTCCAAAGACGTCAGTAAAATCAAGAACAACGATTCTTTAGATGTGTTTGACGACGATTATTTTAATGACACTTTGATAGAATCAACTCAGATTTGGGAAAAGGAAATTTTAGAAAAAGGCATAGAAAATGCCACTTTGCATATGGCAACTAGTAAAGCTAAGGCTTCGGAAGATAATTATAATATGGAGAGGAATGTTTCTGACAGATCTAGTGCTTTCACAAACGTGAGAAATAAAGCAAACAATAATACTTGTACTAATGGTGGTACAAGTAGGTATGACAAAAGTGTACTTTTGCCATCTCCTACAAAATCTCTTGGTAATGCCAGCAAAAACACATCAGAAGAAAGCCTCAGAAGTAACCTTGTGGAAAACAACCCTCAGAGGTCACATTCCATGGCAGAAAAAGCTCCACAAAGAAGAATCAGATCCACGTTTAGGCTAACTAATGATCCACAAACTGGTTCTCTGAATCATCCCAGTACCTCCAAAGATACAAAACTTGGGCAAAAGAATTCAGTGGTTAACAACATACAGAATAGTTCTAGTTGTGATGATACATCTGTTATGACTAAAGCAGATCTAGGATCAAGTATGCCTTTACCAAGGTACAGAAGCATTGAGCCCAACATGTCCAAAGTGCAGACTTCAAAGCCCTTATTTGCAGGTGATAATCGTTACAGAAGTGTAGAGAAAAGCTCTGGGAAAACAGATTTATCCAAAAGCTCTTTTCCTCGTTCCCAGTCCACTGGTCATTCACAAGGACCGGAAGCAAAATTTGGAATATCTCGCCCTAGTAAATCTGAAGACACCGAGGGATCACGTGAGTTTGAGGAAGATGATTCCTTCTTTGATACTCTCCTCAGTACCCTTCCTGAAGATGAGATTATTTTTGGTACCCAGAAAAATTCCAAGGTCCCTGGGGTTCAAAACAGTAAAACACATTTTGCAAAAGAGATGGTAACGACTTCCAAAAATATGCATAATAGCAGTGTGAATAATGCTGAAAAGAGTAAAGTATTTAGTAGATGGAGTGATAAAAGAAAGAGTAGTAACAGTTGTGTCAAGGATATTAATGATCAAAACAGAAATCCTCAATCATCTAAAGTGTTGGGCTCCAGTAGTGTGAACAGCATCAAAGGTAATATGCAGTCAAAAGGACATTCTGTGCCAGGTAAAAAGAGTATGACTGCAAGCCCTGCTAAATCTCCTAGTATGGGAATGTCAGCCTTGAAGCTGAGGACTTATTCAG AATCCAACGAGGAAATGGACAGCATATCAGCTCTGTGCAATTCTACTATTAAGCAAGACTTTCAAGGAACGTCACATGCTGGTGATATATCGGATGATGATCTCTTTGAGGACGATGTCTTGTCACTTATTGATGAAGTAGAAT CACAGTTTGGGAGTCAGCCATTAACTTCAGCAGCACCTAGCTCTCAGTCATCCCAGTTATCTTTGTCGCAACAAAGCAAGTGTACCTTGGAGGAAATCGCCAAAAAGAAGGAAGAGGCACAACGCAGAAGGGAAGAGAGGTTGAAGAAGGAAGAGATGGCTAAAAGGGAAGAACCACACCACTTTAGAGAAGTGGGAGCAGCTCAGTACACTgcaggagtagaaagaaagaagaatgaaGTAAACTGTCAGGTTGAAGCACTGAAAAAGGATGCAGCCGTATGTTTGAGAGAAGAGAAACAAAAGTCAGAGATAGAAAGACCAAAAGTAGAACCTGTTTCCCTTAGAGAAGAAAGGTCAAAGGTAGAGGAAATTGCAAAAAAGAGGGAAGAAGCTCAGCGTAGGAAGGCTGAAAAGCTCAAAATGGATGAGATTGCAAGAAAAAAGGAAGCAGCACTAAAGAGGAGGGAAGAACGACAAAGGAGTCGTCAATTGCACTGTTATCCCCCTGTGGTGAAAAGGTAG